In a single window of the Nicotiana tomentosiformis chromosome 8, ASM39032v3, whole genome shotgun sequence genome:
- the LOC104098813 gene encoding uncharacterized protein encodes MVRGILHTEKLFIEENFNGHIGAKVGGYDDVHCGFGFGDRYGGGTSLLDFGRAFDLVIANSGFLKNVEHLVTFWSSVDKTRIYYLFCRKSDKGLCTDCKVFSGENLTNLHRLLVMDLDISRKRRKRAVCVQLKIKWGALIDDKAHKLGAKLQTMGAWRSSGDTGLCRP; translated from the coding sequence atggtACGCGGTATACTGCACACTGAGAAGCTTTTCATAGAAGAAAATTTCAATGGCCACATTGGAGCGAAGGTTGGGGGTTATGATGATGTGCATTGTGGCTTTGGTTTTGGGGATAGATACGGAGGAGGGACTTCACTGCTCGATTTCGGtagagcatttgatttggtgatagctAACTCAGGTTTTTTGAAGAATGTGGAACACTTGGTCACCTTTTGGAGTTCAGTGGACAAGACACGGATTTATTATCTATTCTGCAGGAAGTCCGATAAGGGTCTCTGCACTGATTGTAAGGTATTCTCGGGTGAGAACCTCACGAACCTTCATAGGCTCTTGGTCATGGACCTTGATATAtcgaggaagaggaggaagagggcAGTGTGTGTTCAACTTAagatcaagtggggagccttgatTGATGACAAAGCGCATAAGTTGGGGGCTAAGCTACAGACTATgggggcttggaggagtagtggggacaCGGGGTTATGTAGACCATGA